A stretch of the Narcine bancroftii isolate sNarBan1 chromosome 14, sNarBan1.hap1, whole genome shotgun sequence genome encodes the following:
- the kbtbd13a gene encoding kelch repeat and BTB domain-containing protein 13 — translation MQPAVGCVRVLVEDQTFTAEKRMLIGASEYFRGLFESGMRECSQEEIQLLQLPARGFAVMMRVLRGEQPILNSGEISDAIECAAFLQVRALTEHLIHIITSHNCSLMLETASVYGVFDLIHASALFMRDMYFKVREDLNFLPDHLLDYIESLSPSTFVAVATHSPSDQYLDDHSRTICYLDEAENIWRTLTSLPKQASTSLAGIAVMDNNLYIVGGVDGLSKRVVKLNFCYNTERNSWSEFPSLQHLRHSLTLTGQDGCLFAMGGMCKNSVLSTVEKYQVASNTWSFAACLPRPGEGIACARAMGRIFVCLWLPMDTTDIYEYKTHRDEWLLVTTLRRQQSYGHCMVAHTDNLYVIRNGPADDFLRCFIDCFNLTTQEWMSLSSYYVNSKGALFTATIRCDNVFTVNRSLTLVYNIEKDRWKPAKEGAGFPRSGSMHTFLLRLPSRGLAARYQN, via the coding sequence ATGCAGCCAGCAGTGGGTTGCGTGCGGGTGCTGGTGGAGGACCAGACCTTCACTGCAGAGAAGCGAATGCTAATCGGCGCTAGCGAATATTTTCGCGGTCTCTTTGAGTCTGGCATGCGGGAGTGCTCACAAGAGGAGATCCAGTTGCTGCAGTTGCCGGCCCGTGGATTCGCTGTGATGATGAGGGTTCTGCGAGGGGAACAGCCCATTCTGAACAGCGGGGAAATCAGCGACGCCATTGAATGTGCGGCCTTTCTCCAGGTGAGGGCTCTGACTGAACATCTCATCCACATCATCACCTCCCACAACTGCTCCCTGATGCTTGAGACAGCATCAGTGTATGGAGTCTTTGACCTTATCCATGCATCTGCTCTGTTCATGAGAGACATGTATTTCAAGGTAAGAGAGGACTTGAACTTTCTGCCTGATCATTTGCTGGACTATATTGAATCACTGTCGCCCAGTACATTTGTGGCAGTGGCTACTCACTCCCCCTCTGATCAGTACCTCGATGACCATTCCAGAACCATTTGCTATTTGGATGAAGCAGAGAACATTTGGAGAACCTTGACCTCATTACCCAAACAGGCCAGCACATCTCTCGCAGGCATTGCCGTGATGGACAACAACCTTTACATAGTTGGAGGAGTTGATGGTCTCAGCAAGCGGGTGGTAAAACTTAATTTTTGCTATAACACCGAGAGGAACAGCTGGAGCGAATTTCCCAGCCTGCAGCACCTTCGTCATAGCCTGACACTGACAGGACAAGATGGATGCCTCTTTGCCATGGGAGGGATGTGCAAGAATTCGGTGCTTTCAACCGTGGAGAAGTATCAAGTGGCATCCAATACGTGGTCCTTTGCCGCATGTCTCCCCAGACCTGGAGAAGGGATAGCATGTGCACGAGCTATGGGTCGGATTTTTGTATGCCTTTGGCTTCCAATGGACACCACAGACATCTATGAATACAAGACCCATAGAGATGAATGGTTGCTTGTAACTACTCTCAGACGCCAAcagagttatggtcactgcatgGTTGCCCATACGGACAATCTGTATGTCATAAGAAACGGGCCAGCGGATGATTTTCTGAGGTGCTTTATAGATTGCTTCAATCTCACCACACAAGAATGGATGAGCTTATCCAGTTATTATGTGAACAGCAAAGGCGCCCTTTTCACAGCCACCATCAGATGTGATAATGTTTTTACAGTGAATCGGTCACTAACCCTGGTCTACAACATCGAAAAGGACAGATGGAAGCCAGCAAAGGAAGGGGCGGGATTTCCTCGGAGTGGATCCATGCACACCTTCTTACTTCGGCTGCCAAGCAGGGGACTGGCTGCCCGATACCAGAACTAA
- the rasl12 gene encoding ras-like protein family member 12, which produces MSSMFGKSRLAPSAAVPERERPALPPPLDCSTVILGCAGSGKSALTVKFLTKRFISEYDPYLEDIYTTEEIVDHQPVLLKIMDTADQGKPMNSERYLNWANAFIVVYSIDNRKSFEGCLDYLDIVSSHTKGLTHDYPIILLGNKLDMERYRQVSKSDGLSLASKYNCSFYEVSACLDFESVQHVFHELVREVRRETERHLPIRPLFISEEKPVLGTPHPPAFAHAVKHHPPAFGTHRLSTATYKEIPTITSAKLVTVKSARAQSKRRTPTLTLLKGFKIF; this is translated from the exons ATGTCCTCGATGTTCGGCAAAAGCCGGCTGGCCCCCTCGGCCGCCGTGCCGGAGCGGGAGCGCCCTGCCCTGCCTCCCCCTCTGGACTGCAGCACGGTGATCCTGGGCTGCGCTGGATCCGGCAAGTCTG CTCTGACGGTGAAGTTTCTCACCAAGAGATTCATAAGCGAGTACGATCCTTACCTGG aggatatttacacTACTGAAGAAATTGTGGATCACCAGCCTGTCCTCCTAAAGATAATGGATACAGCTGATCAG GGAAAACCAATGAACTCTGAACGTTACCTGAACTGGGCAAATGCATTCATCGTCGTCTACAGCATTGACAACAGGAAGAGTTTCGAAGGGTGCCTGGATTATCTGGATATAGTTTCTAGTCATACCAAAGGACTGACACATGACTATCCGATTATCTTGCTGGGGAATAAACTGGACATGGAGAGATACAG GCAGGTGAGCAAATCTGATGGACTCTCGCTGGCATCCAAATATAACTGCTCATTTTATGAAGTGTCTGCCTGTTTGGACTTTGAGTCTGTACAGCATGTGTTCCATGAATTAGTCCGTGAGGTGAGGCGAGAGACTGAGCGCCATCTTCCCATCAGACCGCTCTTTATTTCTGAGGAAAAGCCTGTGTTGGGCACTCCCCACCCACCTGCTTTTGCCCACGCTGTCAAACACCACCCGCCCGCATTCGGAACTCACCGCCTCTCCACTGCCACCTACAAGGAAATTCCCACCATCACTTCAGCTAAACTCGTCACCGTCAAGTCAGCAAGAGCACAAAGCAAGCGGAGAACTCCCACCCTAACATTGCTGAAAGGgttcaagattttttaa